The Chloroflexota bacterium genome includes a region encoding these proteins:
- a CDS encoding polysaccharide deacetylase family protein: protein MADADRVSGRPLGTLQVDVDELWVYYESLGLPSNDVVASPVYTVGVPRLLDLLERYEVRATFFVCGRDLEHPLRRDVAREIVRRGHELANHSYSHLMGFARLQGRALKAEVMEADARIAQIYGRPVYGFRAPGYSLSPRLLKLLDRAGYLYDASLLPTPWTWLMRWGQRLVSHGRVDAGHYGVWAYGWAPLSPYHPDLEAPQRRGDARLWEVPVTTMPWLRLPFHSTFVATFGWWLFRLGLRLLLRRGLGVHYVIHPAELIDPVRDPRLSSFRFLRVPWSQKRPLYEAILHHLSEAYCLVPTAEYVGARPSPPPQEADQPVPVTAREVV, encoded by the coding sequence ATGGCCGACGCGGATCGCGTCTCCGGACGCCCATTGGGCACGCTCCAGGTGGATGTGGATGAGCTCTGGGTGTACTACGAGAGCCTGGGGCTCCCCAGCAACGACGTGGTGGCCTCGCCGGTTTATACCGTCGGCGTGCCTCGCCTGTTGGATCTGCTGGAGCGGTACGAGGTGCGGGCGACCTTCTTCGTCTGCGGACGGGACCTGGAGCACCCGCTGCGTCGGGATGTCGCCCGAGAGATCGTCCGCCGGGGGCATGAGCTGGCCAACCACTCCTACTCCCATCTGATGGGGTTCGCGCGCCTGCAGGGCCGGGCGCTGAAGGCGGAGGTGATGGAGGCGGACGCCCGCATCGCCCAAATCTACGGCCGCCCGGTGTACGGCTTCCGGGCGCCCGGCTATTCCCTCAGCCCCAGGCTGCTGAAGCTGTTGGATCGCGCCGGATATCTGTACGATGCCTCGTTGCTGCCCACGCCGTGGACCTGGCTGATGCGCTGGGGACAACGCCTGGTCTCGCACGGCCGCGTGGACGCCGGGCATTACGGCGTCTGGGCCTACGGGTGGGCTCCGCTATCTCCGTACCATCCGGACCTGGAGGCGCCGCAGCGGCGTGGAGATGCCCGCCTGTGGGAGGTGCCGGTGACCACCATGCCGTGGCTGCGGCTGCCCTTCCATAGCACGTTCGTGGCCACCTTCGGCTGGTGGCTGTTCCGATTGGGCCTGCGCCTGCTTCTGCGCAGGGGGTTGGGCGTTCACTACGTGATCCACCCGGCCGAGTTGATCGATCCGGTGCGGGATCCCCGGCTGTCCTCCTTCCGCTTCCTGCGCGTTCCCTGGTCGCAAAAGCGCCCCTTGTATGAGGCGATTTTGCATCACCTGAGCGAGGCGTACTGTCTGGTCCCCACGGCGGAGTACGTCGGCGCCCGGCCGTCGCCGCCGCCTCAGGAGGCGGATCAGCCGGTGCCTGTGACGGCTCGGGAGGTGGTGTGA
- a CDS encoding class I SAM-dependent methyltransferase gives MTAVQVTERLGVCGVREDTRRLAEVAGQGEPGRALDMGTGTGYVAIWLAQRGWDVDAVDVSPRALETARRNAAASGVRVRVFHSDLFSAVGGRYDVIAFNPPMRPDETELSRVVTSVLRRYPAVSGLLMRLTYGRLARRRLPFLVQFAREARGHLMPEGRLLLVIGREEAEALVAQLNARVAGFTPLRTIPHLGIAEIRFIEERER, from the coding sequence GTGACGGCCGTGCAGGTGACCGAGCGCCTGGGGGTGTGCGGCGTTCGCGAGGATACCCGGCGGCTGGCCGAGGTGGCGGGGCAGGGGGAGCCGGGCCGGGCGTTGGATATGGGCACGGGCACCGGTTATGTGGCCATCTGGCTGGCGCAGCGTGGTTGGGATGTGGACGCGGTGGATGTGAGCCCTCGAGCGCTGGAGACGGCCCGTCGCAACGCGGCGGCCAGCGGGGTGCGCGTGCGGGTCTTTCACTCCGATCTGTTCTCCGCCGTCGGGGGGCGATATGACGTCATCGCCTTCAACCCGCCCATGCGCCCGGACGAGACGGAGCTGAGCCGGGTGGTGACCAGCGTATTGCGCCGGTATCCGGCGGTGAGCGGCCTGCTGATGCGGCTGACCTATGGGCGGCTGGCCAGGCGCCGTCTGCCGTTCCTGGTGCAGTTCGCCCGGGAGGCGCGGGGGCACCTGATGCCTGAGGGACGGCTGTTGCTCGTCATCGGGCGGGAGGAGGCCGAGGCGCTGGTTGCCCAACTGAACGCCCGGGTGGCCGGGTTCACGCCGCTGCGGACGATCCCACACCTGGGCATCGCCGAGATACGCTTCATCGAGGAGAGGGAACGGTGA
- a CDS encoding DUF2304 domain-containing protein, which yields MAIRTRVFLVLMGLLVLGVVINLVRTRKLQERFALLWLLAASGLVVSPLIIDWLDRLAYALGFDYPPGLLLLLAVIGLLLILFQFSLNISRYHEQIKVLAQEVALLRHDLDELARRVAGERDAEEDAP from the coding sequence ATGGCGATCCGTACCCGCGTCTTCCTGGTGCTCATGGGCCTTCTGGTGTTGGGGGTGGTCATCAATCTGGTGCGCACCCGCAAGCTTCAGGAGCGGTTCGCCCTCCTCTGGCTGCTGGCGGCCAGCGGCCTGGTCGTCTCCCCGCTCATCATCGACTGGCTCGATCGGTTGGCCTATGCGCTGGGGTTCGACTACCCTCCGGGGCTGTTGTTGCTGCTGGCGGTGATCGGCCTCCTGCTGATCCTATTCCAGTTCTCGCTCAACATCTCCCGCTACCACGAGCAGATCAAGGTGCTGGCTCAGGAGGTCGCCCTGCTGCGCCACGATCTGGACGAACTCGCCCGGCGCGTGGCGGGCGAGCGCGACGCGGAGGAGGACGCCCCGTGA